The following coding sequences lie in one Musa acuminata AAA Group cultivar baxijiao chromosome BXJ1-8, Cavendish_Baxijiao_AAA, whole genome shotgun sequence genomic window:
- the LOC135587347 gene encoding uncharacterized protein LOC135587347 isoform X3, which produces MVETRRSSAAAAAGKRSPTPPSTSSAAASGGKRSKVETGASPPREKEPVSLDEPMSAAPDEGVVVKTTSSDRAPTVQMEDDPLELSARGHVECSTQLDLPTKHAEEEGPSMATAWGKLVSLFSQNPSRSICSNLFTVGHSKTCDLQLRDPSVGTTLCVLRQTKNGDACVTLLETVGAKGVVQVNGRTVDKNSIVLIGGDEVVFSRPEKHIYIFQQLPLEKLNTPILHNLFSSPEAKDASRKGHKYENRTGDHSAAAVVSMLASLSTLKKDLSVLPLSAPSDSLMDLELNANACKFLEDQREFVKDFEFPASSSSSRSQAFKDGLKRGIIDAGDIEVSFENFSYYLSENTKQPLLSCAFVHLKCKELLKYTTEISSLSQRVLLSGPPGSEIYQETLVKALAKEFGARLLIVDCFALLGGPPLKDVECLKEVKKLDKPSLLDKKHAALSACLQHKRPTSGVEADIVESFVFGAESSRKQEASTASPKSCPFRKGDRVKYVGPSQPTEVPMCPRGPSYGYRGKVILHFEENMSAKVGIRFDKHIPEGNDLGGLCEEDHGFFCAVDSLRLDTSMQEDTRRPGLNELFEFVSEECQHGPLVVFFKEIEKSVAGTSDSYLAMKSKIDSLPAGVLVVCSSIQMDNRKEKSHPGGLLFTKFGGNQTALVDFALPDCFSRMHERSKESSKSMKQLAKLFPNKIIIQLPQFLNRIGLECNDLEKMCIKDQTLSSESVDKIIGFALSHHLKNNTFESSEKETSFILSSESIEYGLRMLQNFQSGSKGAKKSLKDVVTENEFEKRLLADVIPPDDIGVTFDDIGALENVKDTLKELVMLPLQRPELFCKGQLTKPCKGILLFGPPGTGKTMLAKAVATEAGANFINVSMSSISSKWFGEGEKYIKAVFSLASKIAPCVVFVDEVDSMLGRRENPGEHEAMRKMKNEFMVNWDGLRTKDKERVLVLAATNRPFDLDEAVIRRLPRRLMVNLPDTSNREKILRVILTKEELAPDVNMEALSSITDGYSGSDLKNLCVAAAHCTIREILEKERKERDAALAEDRPLPVLHGSDDIRPISMDDFRYAHEQVCASVSSESSSMSELLQWNELYGEGGSRKKKALSYFM; this is translated from the exons ATGGTTGAGACGAGGCGGAGCTCTGCCGCCGCAGCTGCGGGGAAGCGCAGCCCAACCCCGCCGTCTACCTCGTCGGCGGCTGCCTCCGGAGGGAAGCGCTCAAAG GTGGAGACAGGGGCGTCGCCGCCGAGGGAGAAGGAGCCGGTTAGTCTTGACGAGCCGATGTCGGCTGCTCCTGATGAGGGCGTTGTTGTCAAGACGACCTCGAGTGATAGAGCCCCGACGGTGCAGATGGAGGATGATCCCCTTGAGTTGTCTGCCCGAG GGCATGTGGAGTGTTCAACGCAATTAGATTTGCCGACGAAACATGCGGAAGAAGAAGGGCCGTCAATGGCCACTGCTTGGGGCAAGCTCGTGTCGCTGTTCTCTCAG AATCCTTCCCGTTCCATCTGCAGTAACCTATTCACTGTTGGTCATAGCAAAACTTGTGATCTGCAATTGCGTGATCCCTCGGTTGGCACAACACTATGTGTATTGAGGCAAACTAAG AATGGTGATGCATGCGTTACTTTACTTGAAACTGTTGGGGCAAAAGGAGTTGTACAAGTAAATGGAAGGACCGTTGACAAAAATTCCATTGTTCTGATTGGAGGAGATGAAGTTGTTTTCAGTAGACCagaaaaacatatatat ATTTTTCAGCAATTACCGTTGGAGAAACTGAATACACCAATTTTACATAATTTATTCAGTTCTCCAGAGGCAAAGGATGCTTCCAGAAAAGGACATAAATATGAGAACAGAACTGGAGACCATTCAGCAGCTGCTGTGGTTTCAATGCTTGCATCTTTATCAACCTTAAAGAAGGATCTATCTGTTCTCCCTCTATCTGCACCTAGTG ATTCTTTAATGGACTTGGAGTTAAATGCGAATGCCTGCAAGTTCTTAGAGGATCAAAGGGAGTTTGTCAAGGATTTTGAGTTTCCAGCAAGTTCATCATCAAGTAGATCCCAGGCCTTCAAGGATGGTTTGAAACGTGGGATCATTGATGCTGGTGATATTGAAGTTTCCTTTGAAAATTTTTCGTACTACCTGAG TGAGAACACAAAGCAGCCTCTTCTTTCATGTGCCTTTGTCCATCTAAAATGTAAAGAGTTATTGAAGTACACAACTGAGATATCATCGTTGAGCCAACGTGTACTATTATCAGGTCCACCAG GATCTGAAATATATCAGGAAACTTTAGTAAAGGCACTTGCTAAAGAGTTCGGTGCTCGATTGCTTATAGTAGATTGTTTTGCGCTACTGGGT GGACCACCTTTGAAGGATGTTGAGTGCCTTAAAGAAGTTAAAAAGCTGGATAAACCAAGCCTCCTTGATAAGAAACATGCTGCATTATCTGCTTGTTTGCAACACAAAAGGCCAACTTCTGGTGTTGAGGCAGATATTGTGGAGTCATTTGTCTTTGGTGCAGAATCTTCACGGAAGCAGGAGGCATCCACTGCCTCACCAAAATCCTGTCCTTTTAGAAAAG GTGATAGAGTAAAGTATGTGGGTCCTTCACAACCAACAGAAGTTCCTATGTGTCCAAG AGGTCCAAGTTATGGTTATCGTGGAAAAGTAATCCTTCATTTTGAAGAAAATATGTCGGCCAAGGTTGGAATTAGATTTGATAAGCATATTCCTGAAGGTAACGACCTTGGTGGCCTTTGCGAAGAAGACCATGGTTTCTTTTGTGCTG TGGACTCTCTTCGTCTAGATACTTCTATGCAGGAAGATACAAGAAGACCTGGACTGAATGAATTATTTGAG TTTGTATCTGAAGAATGTCAACATGGGCCTTTAGTAGTGTTTTTTAAAGAGATTGAGAAATCCGTGGCTGGAACTTCGGATTCATACCTAGCAATGAAGAGTAAGATTGACTCTCTGCCAGCGGGTGTTCTTGTTGTCTGCTCTAGTATCCAGATGGACAACCGCAAAGAGAAG TCACACCCTGGTGGTCTTCTTTTTACAAAATTTGGAGGCAACCAAACAGCATTGGTCGATTTTGCTTTGCCG GATTGCTTTAGTAGGATGCATGAAAGAAGCAAAGAAAGTTCCAAGTCAATGAAGCAACTTGCAAAGCTTTTTCCGAATAAGATTATTATCCAGCTACCTCAG TTCCTGAATCGCATTGGACTCGAGTGCAATGATCTTGAAAAGATGTGCATAAAAGATCAGACACTTTCAAGTGAAA GTGTGGATAAAATAATTGGTTTTGCTCTTAGTCACCACCTTAAGAACAACACGTTTGAATCATCTGAAAAGGAAACTAGCTTCATTCTTTCAAGTGAAAG CATTGAGTATGGTCTTCGAATGCTGCAAAACTTTCAAAGTGGTTCAAAGGGTGCAAAAAAATCACTCAAG GATGTGGTTACCGAGAATGAATTTGAGAAACGACTTCTCGCTGATGTCATTCCTCCTGATGACATTGGTGTCACATTTGATGATATAGGAGCCTTAGAAAATGTCAAGGACACATTGAAGGAGTTGGtgatgcttccattgcaaaggccAGAATTGTTCTGTAAGGGGCAATTGACAAAG CCATGTAAGGGGATACTGCTCTTTGGTCCTCCTGGTACGGGGAAAACAATGCTTGCTAAAGCTGTTGCTACTGAAGCAGGTGCAAACTTCATAAATGTATCAATGTCAAGCATAAGTTCAAAG TGGTTTGgtgaaggggagaaatatataaaagcAGTCTTTTCGCTAGCAAGTAAGATTGCTCCATGCGTTGTTTTTGTGGATGAG GTTGACAGCATGTTGGGTAGGCGTGAAAATCCAGGAGAACATGAAGCCATGCGGAAGATGAAGAATGAATTTATGGTAAACTGGGATGGTTTACGCACGAAGGATAAAGAACGTGTATTGGTGCTAGCTGCAACCAATAGGCCTTTTGACCTTGATGAGGCTGTCATAAGGAGGCTTCCACGAAG ATTAATGGTAAACTTGCCAGACACATCCAACAGAGAAAAGATACTTAGGGTAATATTAACCAAAGAAGAGTTGGCACCAGATGTCAATATGGAAGCTCTATCAAGTATAACTGATGGTTATTCAGGAAGTGATCTGAAG AATCTTTGTGTTGCTGCTGCACATTGCACCATTAGAGAAATCCTGGAAAAGGAAAGGAAG GAGAGAGATGCAGCATTAGCAGAGGATAGACCTTTACCAGTCTTGCATGGTAGTGATGATATCCGTCCTATAAGCATGGATGACTTCAGATATGCACATGAACAG GTTTGTGCTAGTGTTTCATCTGAATCCTCAAGCATGAGTGAACTTCTCCAATGGAATGAGCTGTATGGGGAAGGTGGTTCAAGGAAGAAAAAAGCACTCAGCTATTTCATGTAG
- the LOC135587347 gene encoding uncharacterized protein LOC135587347 isoform X1, with the protein MVETRRSSAAAAAGKRSPTPPSTSSAAASGGKRSKVETGASPPREKEPVSLDEPMSAAPDEGVVVKTTSSDRAPTVQMEDDPLELSARGHVECSTQLDLPTKHAEEEGPSMATAWGKLVSLFSQNPSRSICSNLFTVGHSKTCDLQLRDPSVGTTLCVLRQTKNGDACVTLLETVGAKGVVQVNGRTVDKNSIVLIGGDEVVFSRPEKHIYIFQQLPLEKLNTPILHNLFSSPEAKDASRKGHKYENRTGDHSAAAVVSMLASLSTLKKDLSVLPLSAPSDSLMDLELNANACKFLEDQREFVKDFEFPASSSSSRSQAFKDGLKRGIIDAGDIEVSFENFSYYLSENTKQPLLSCAFVHLKCKELLKYTTEISSLSQRVLLSGPPGSEIYQETLVKALAKEFGARLLIVDCFALLGGPPLKDVECLKEVKKLDKPSLLDKKHAALSACLQHKRPTSGVEADIVESFVFGAESSRKQEASTASPKSCPFRKGDRVKYVGPSQPTEVPMCPRGPSYGYRGKVILHFEENMSAKVGIRFDKHIPEGNDLGGLCEEDHGFFCAVDSLRLDTSMQEDTRRPGLNELFEFVSEECQHGPLVVFFKEIEKSVAGTSDSYLAMKSKIDSLPAGVLVVCSSIQMDNRKEKSHPGGLLFTKFGGNQTALVDFALPDCFSRMHERSKESSKSMKQLAKLFPNKIIIQLPQDEEQILDWKKKLDNDVETLNAKSNIISIRSFLNRIGLECNDLEKMCIKDQTLSSESVDKIIGFALSHHLKNNTFESSEKETSFILSSESIEYGLRMLQNFQSGSKGAKKSLKDVVTENEFEKRLLADVIPPDDIGVTFDDIGALENVKDTLKELVMLPLQRPELFCKGQLTKPCKGILLFGPPGTGKTMLAKAVATEAGANFINVSMSSISSKWFGEGEKYIKAVFSLASKIAPCVVFVDEVDSMLGRRENPGEHEAMRKMKNEFMVNWDGLRTKDKERVLVLAATNRPFDLDEAVIRRLPRRLMVNLPDTSNREKILRVILTKEELAPDVNMEALSSITDGYSGSDLKNLCVAAAHCTIREILEKERKERDAALAEDRPLPVLHGSDDIRPISMDDFRYAHEQVCASVSSESSSMSELLQWNELYGEGGSRKKKALSYFM; encoded by the exons ATGGTTGAGACGAGGCGGAGCTCTGCCGCCGCAGCTGCGGGGAAGCGCAGCCCAACCCCGCCGTCTACCTCGTCGGCGGCTGCCTCCGGAGGGAAGCGCTCAAAG GTGGAGACAGGGGCGTCGCCGCCGAGGGAGAAGGAGCCGGTTAGTCTTGACGAGCCGATGTCGGCTGCTCCTGATGAGGGCGTTGTTGTCAAGACGACCTCGAGTGATAGAGCCCCGACGGTGCAGATGGAGGATGATCCCCTTGAGTTGTCTGCCCGAG GGCATGTGGAGTGTTCAACGCAATTAGATTTGCCGACGAAACATGCGGAAGAAGAAGGGCCGTCAATGGCCACTGCTTGGGGCAAGCTCGTGTCGCTGTTCTCTCAG AATCCTTCCCGTTCCATCTGCAGTAACCTATTCACTGTTGGTCATAGCAAAACTTGTGATCTGCAATTGCGTGATCCCTCGGTTGGCACAACACTATGTGTATTGAGGCAAACTAAG AATGGTGATGCATGCGTTACTTTACTTGAAACTGTTGGGGCAAAAGGAGTTGTACAAGTAAATGGAAGGACCGTTGACAAAAATTCCATTGTTCTGATTGGAGGAGATGAAGTTGTTTTCAGTAGACCagaaaaacatatatat ATTTTTCAGCAATTACCGTTGGAGAAACTGAATACACCAATTTTACATAATTTATTCAGTTCTCCAGAGGCAAAGGATGCTTCCAGAAAAGGACATAAATATGAGAACAGAACTGGAGACCATTCAGCAGCTGCTGTGGTTTCAATGCTTGCATCTTTATCAACCTTAAAGAAGGATCTATCTGTTCTCCCTCTATCTGCACCTAGTG ATTCTTTAATGGACTTGGAGTTAAATGCGAATGCCTGCAAGTTCTTAGAGGATCAAAGGGAGTTTGTCAAGGATTTTGAGTTTCCAGCAAGTTCATCATCAAGTAGATCCCAGGCCTTCAAGGATGGTTTGAAACGTGGGATCATTGATGCTGGTGATATTGAAGTTTCCTTTGAAAATTTTTCGTACTACCTGAG TGAGAACACAAAGCAGCCTCTTCTTTCATGTGCCTTTGTCCATCTAAAATGTAAAGAGTTATTGAAGTACACAACTGAGATATCATCGTTGAGCCAACGTGTACTATTATCAGGTCCACCAG GATCTGAAATATATCAGGAAACTTTAGTAAAGGCACTTGCTAAAGAGTTCGGTGCTCGATTGCTTATAGTAGATTGTTTTGCGCTACTGGGT GGACCACCTTTGAAGGATGTTGAGTGCCTTAAAGAAGTTAAAAAGCTGGATAAACCAAGCCTCCTTGATAAGAAACATGCTGCATTATCTGCTTGTTTGCAACACAAAAGGCCAACTTCTGGTGTTGAGGCAGATATTGTGGAGTCATTTGTCTTTGGTGCAGAATCTTCACGGAAGCAGGAGGCATCCACTGCCTCACCAAAATCCTGTCCTTTTAGAAAAG GTGATAGAGTAAAGTATGTGGGTCCTTCACAACCAACAGAAGTTCCTATGTGTCCAAG AGGTCCAAGTTATGGTTATCGTGGAAAAGTAATCCTTCATTTTGAAGAAAATATGTCGGCCAAGGTTGGAATTAGATTTGATAAGCATATTCCTGAAGGTAACGACCTTGGTGGCCTTTGCGAAGAAGACCATGGTTTCTTTTGTGCTG TGGACTCTCTTCGTCTAGATACTTCTATGCAGGAAGATACAAGAAGACCTGGACTGAATGAATTATTTGAG TTTGTATCTGAAGAATGTCAACATGGGCCTTTAGTAGTGTTTTTTAAAGAGATTGAGAAATCCGTGGCTGGAACTTCGGATTCATACCTAGCAATGAAGAGTAAGATTGACTCTCTGCCAGCGGGTGTTCTTGTTGTCTGCTCTAGTATCCAGATGGACAACCGCAAAGAGAAG TCACACCCTGGTGGTCTTCTTTTTACAAAATTTGGAGGCAACCAAACAGCATTGGTCGATTTTGCTTTGCCG GATTGCTTTAGTAGGATGCATGAAAGAAGCAAAGAAAGTTCCAAGTCAATGAAGCAACTTGCAAAGCTTTTTCCGAATAAGATTATTATCCAGCTACCTCAG GatgaagagcagattttggattggAAAAAGAAGTTGGACAATGATGTTGAAACACTTAATGCCAAGTCCAACATTATAAGCATTCGTTCA TTCCTGAATCGCATTGGACTCGAGTGCAATGATCTTGAAAAGATGTGCATAAAAGATCAGACACTTTCAAGTGAAA GTGTGGATAAAATAATTGGTTTTGCTCTTAGTCACCACCTTAAGAACAACACGTTTGAATCATCTGAAAAGGAAACTAGCTTCATTCTTTCAAGTGAAAG CATTGAGTATGGTCTTCGAATGCTGCAAAACTTTCAAAGTGGTTCAAAGGGTGCAAAAAAATCACTCAAG GATGTGGTTACCGAGAATGAATTTGAGAAACGACTTCTCGCTGATGTCATTCCTCCTGATGACATTGGTGTCACATTTGATGATATAGGAGCCTTAGAAAATGTCAAGGACACATTGAAGGAGTTGGtgatgcttccattgcaaaggccAGAATTGTTCTGTAAGGGGCAATTGACAAAG CCATGTAAGGGGATACTGCTCTTTGGTCCTCCTGGTACGGGGAAAACAATGCTTGCTAAAGCTGTTGCTACTGAAGCAGGTGCAAACTTCATAAATGTATCAATGTCAAGCATAAGTTCAAAG TGGTTTGgtgaaggggagaaatatataaaagcAGTCTTTTCGCTAGCAAGTAAGATTGCTCCATGCGTTGTTTTTGTGGATGAG GTTGACAGCATGTTGGGTAGGCGTGAAAATCCAGGAGAACATGAAGCCATGCGGAAGATGAAGAATGAATTTATGGTAAACTGGGATGGTTTACGCACGAAGGATAAAGAACGTGTATTGGTGCTAGCTGCAACCAATAGGCCTTTTGACCTTGATGAGGCTGTCATAAGGAGGCTTCCACGAAG ATTAATGGTAAACTTGCCAGACACATCCAACAGAGAAAAGATACTTAGGGTAATATTAACCAAAGAAGAGTTGGCACCAGATGTCAATATGGAAGCTCTATCAAGTATAACTGATGGTTATTCAGGAAGTGATCTGAAG AATCTTTGTGTTGCTGCTGCACATTGCACCATTAGAGAAATCCTGGAAAAGGAAAGGAAG GAGAGAGATGCAGCATTAGCAGAGGATAGACCTTTACCAGTCTTGCATGGTAGTGATGATATCCGTCCTATAAGCATGGATGACTTCAGATATGCACATGAACAG GTTTGTGCTAGTGTTTCATCTGAATCCTCAAGCATGAGTGAACTTCTCCAATGGAATGAGCTGTATGGGGAAGGTGGTTCAAGGAAGAAAAAAGCACTCAGCTATTTCATGTAG
- the LOC135587347 gene encoding uncharacterized protein LOC135587347 isoform X2: MVETRRSSAAAAAGKRSPTPPSTSSAAASGGKRSKVETGASPPREKEPVSLDEPMSAAPDEGVVVKTTSSDRAPTVQMEDDPLELSARGHVECSTQLDLPTKHAEEEGPSMATAWGKLVSLFSQNPSRSICSNLFTVGHSKTCDLQLRDPSVGTTLCVLRQTKNGDACVTLLETVGAKGVVQVNGRTVDKNSIVLIGGDEVVFSRPEKHIYIFQQLPLEKLNTPILHNLFSSPEAKDASRKGHKYENRTGDHSAAAVVSMLASLSTLKKDLSVLPLSAPSDSLMDLELNANACKFLEDQREFVKDFEFPASSSSSRSQAFKDGLKRGIIDAGDIEVSFENFSYYLSENTKQPLLSCAFVHLKCKELLKYTTEISSLSQRVLLSGPPGSEIYQETLVKALAKEFGARLLIVDCFALLGGPPLKDVECLKEVKKLDKPSLLDKKHAALSACLQHKRPTSGVEADIVESFVFGAESSRKQEASTASPKSCPFRKGDRVKYVGPSQPTEVPMCPRGPSYGYRGKVILHFEENMSAKVGIRFDKHIPEVDSLRLDTSMQEDTRRPGLNELFEFVSEECQHGPLVVFFKEIEKSVAGTSDSYLAMKSKIDSLPAGVLVVCSSIQMDNRKEKSHPGGLLFTKFGGNQTALVDFALPDCFSRMHERSKESSKSMKQLAKLFPNKIIIQLPQDEEQILDWKKKLDNDVETLNAKSNIISIRSFLNRIGLECNDLEKMCIKDQTLSSESVDKIIGFALSHHLKNNTFESSEKETSFILSSESIEYGLRMLQNFQSGSKGAKKSLKDVVTENEFEKRLLADVIPPDDIGVTFDDIGALENVKDTLKELVMLPLQRPELFCKGQLTKPCKGILLFGPPGTGKTMLAKAVATEAGANFINVSMSSISSKWFGEGEKYIKAVFSLASKIAPCVVFVDEVDSMLGRRENPGEHEAMRKMKNEFMVNWDGLRTKDKERVLVLAATNRPFDLDEAVIRRLPRRLMVNLPDTSNREKILRVILTKEELAPDVNMEALSSITDGYSGSDLKNLCVAAAHCTIREILEKERKERDAALAEDRPLPVLHGSDDIRPISMDDFRYAHEQVCASVSSESSSMSELLQWNELYGEGGSRKKKALSYFM; encoded by the exons ATGGTTGAGACGAGGCGGAGCTCTGCCGCCGCAGCTGCGGGGAAGCGCAGCCCAACCCCGCCGTCTACCTCGTCGGCGGCTGCCTCCGGAGGGAAGCGCTCAAAG GTGGAGACAGGGGCGTCGCCGCCGAGGGAGAAGGAGCCGGTTAGTCTTGACGAGCCGATGTCGGCTGCTCCTGATGAGGGCGTTGTTGTCAAGACGACCTCGAGTGATAGAGCCCCGACGGTGCAGATGGAGGATGATCCCCTTGAGTTGTCTGCCCGAG GGCATGTGGAGTGTTCAACGCAATTAGATTTGCCGACGAAACATGCGGAAGAAGAAGGGCCGTCAATGGCCACTGCTTGGGGCAAGCTCGTGTCGCTGTTCTCTCAG AATCCTTCCCGTTCCATCTGCAGTAACCTATTCACTGTTGGTCATAGCAAAACTTGTGATCTGCAATTGCGTGATCCCTCGGTTGGCACAACACTATGTGTATTGAGGCAAACTAAG AATGGTGATGCATGCGTTACTTTACTTGAAACTGTTGGGGCAAAAGGAGTTGTACAAGTAAATGGAAGGACCGTTGACAAAAATTCCATTGTTCTGATTGGAGGAGATGAAGTTGTTTTCAGTAGACCagaaaaacatatatat ATTTTTCAGCAATTACCGTTGGAGAAACTGAATACACCAATTTTACATAATTTATTCAGTTCTCCAGAGGCAAAGGATGCTTCCAGAAAAGGACATAAATATGAGAACAGAACTGGAGACCATTCAGCAGCTGCTGTGGTTTCAATGCTTGCATCTTTATCAACCTTAAAGAAGGATCTATCTGTTCTCCCTCTATCTGCACCTAGTG ATTCTTTAATGGACTTGGAGTTAAATGCGAATGCCTGCAAGTTCTTAGAGGATCAAAGGGAGTTTGTCAAGGATTTTGAGTTTCCAGCAAGTTCATCATCAAGTAGATCCCAGGCCTTCAAGGATGGTTTGAAACGTGGGATCATTGATGCTGGTGATATTGAAGTTTCCTTTGAAAATTTTTCGTACTACCTGAG TGAGAACACAAAGCAGCCTCTTCTTTCATGTGCCTTTGTCCATCTAAAATGTAAAGAGTTATTGAAGTACACAACTGAGATATCATCGTTGAGCCAACGTGTACTATTATCAGGTCCACCAG GATCTGAAATATATCAGGAAACTTTAGTAAAGGCACTTGCTAAAGAGTTCGGTGCTCGATTGCTTATAGTAGATTGTTTTGCGCTACTGGGT GGACCACCTTTGAAGGATGTTGAGTGCCTTAAAGAAGTTAAAAAGCTGGATAAACCAAGCCTCCTTGATAAGAAACATGCTGCATTATCTGCTTGTTTGCAACACAAAAGGCCAACTTCTGGTGTTGAGGCAGATATTGTGGAGTCATTTGTCTTTGGTGCAGAATCTTCACGGAAGCAGGAGGCATCCACTGCCTCACCAAAATCCTGTCCTTTTAGAAAAG GTGATAGAGTAAAGTATGTGGGTCCTTCACAACCAACAGAAGTTCCTATGTGTCCAAG AGGTCCAAGTTATGGTTATCGTGGAAAAGTAATCCTTCATTTTGAAGAAAATATGTCGGCCAAGGTTGGAATTAGATTTGATAAGCATATTCCTGAAG TGGACTCTCTTCGTCTAGATACTTCTATGCAGGAAGATACAAGAAGACCTGGACTGAATGAATTATTTGAG TTTGTATCTGAAGAATGTCAACATGGGCCTTTAGTAGTGTTTTTTAAAGAGATTGAGAAATCCGTGGCTGGAACTTCGGATTCATACCTAGCAATGAAGAGTAAGATTGACTCTCTGCCAGCGGGTGTTCTTGTTGTCTGCTCTAGTATCCAGATGGACAACCGCAAAGAGAAG TCACACCCTGGTGGTCTTCTTTTTACAAAATTTGGAGGCAACCAAACAGCATTGGTCGATTTTGCTTTGCCG GATTGCTTTAGTAGGATGCATGAAAGAAGCAAAGAAAGTTCCAAGTCAATGAAGCAACTTGCAAAGCTTTTTCCGAATAAGATTATTATCCAGCTACCTCAG GatgaagagcagattttggattggAAAAAGAAGTTGGACAATGATGTTGAAACACTTAATGCCAAGTCCAACATTATAAGCATTCGTTCA TTCCTGAATCGCATTGGACTCGAGTGCAATGATCTTGAAAAGATGTGCATAAAAGATCAGACACTTTCAAGTGAAA GTGTGGATAAAATAATTGGTTTTGCTCTTAGTCACCACCTTAAGAACAACACGTTTGAATCATCTGAAAAGGAAACTAGCTTCATTCTTTCAAGTGAAAG CATTGAGTATGGTCTTCGAATGCTGCAAAACTTTCAAAGTGGTTCAAAGGGTGCAAAAAAATCACTCAAG GATGTGGTTACCGAGAATGAATTTGAGAAACGACTTCTCGCTGATGTCATTCCTCCTGATGACATTGGTGTCACATTTGATGATATAGGAGCCTTAGAAAATGTCAAGGACACATTGAAGGAGTTGGtgatgcttccattgcaaaggccAGAATTGTTCTGTAAGGGGCAATTGACAAAG CCATGTAAGGGGATACTGCTCTTTGGTCCTCCTGGTACGGGGAAAACAATGCTTGCTAAAGCTGTTGCTACTGAAGCAGGTGCAAACTTCATAAATGTATCAATGTCAAGCATAAGTTCAAAG TGGTTTGgtgaaggggagaaatatataaaagcAGTCTTTTCGCTAGCAAGTAAGATTGCTCCATGCGTTGTTTTTGTGGATGAG GTTGACAGCATGTTGGGTAGGCGTGAAAATCCAGGAGAACATGAAGCCATGCGGAAGATGAAGAATGAATTTATGGTAAACTGGGATGGTTTACGCACGAAGGATAAAGAACGTGTATTGGTGCTAGCTGCAACCAATAGGCCTTTTGACCTTGATGAGGCTGTCATAAGGAGGCTTCCACGAAG ATTAATGGTAAACTTGCCAGACACATCCAACAGAGAAAAGATACTTAGGGTAATATTAACCAAAGAAGAGTTGGCACCAGATGTCAATATGGAAGCTCTATCAAGTATAACTGATGGTTATTCAGGAAGTGATCTGAAG AATCTTTGTGTTGCTGCTGCACATTGCACCATTAGAGAAATCCTGGAAAAGGAAAGGAAG GAGAGAGATGCAGCATTAGCAGAGGATAGACCTTTACCAGTCTTGCATGGTAGTGATGATATCCGTCCTATAAGCATGGATGACTTCAGATATGCACATGAACAG GTTTGTGCTAGTGTTTCATCTGAATCCTCAAGCATGAGTGAACTTCTCCAATGGAATGAGCTGTATGGGGAAGGTGGTTCAAGGAAGAAAAAAGCACTCAGCTATTTCATGTAG